The nucleotide sequence AGTTCTACCTGCCGATGCGCTGGCACAACAAGCTCAAGTGGCTGAAGTACGGGATCTTCGCGCTTCTCGTCGCGCTGTCGTTCTACTCCATCGGGACAGCGGAGAAGATGGCGGAGGTGGAGCCGTTCAAGTCCACCTTCCTGGTGGGCTGCTTCTGGACCCGCGCCTGGCCGTTCGTGGCGTACTGGGTCGCGCTTTTCGTGGTGTCGATGTTCACCGAGCGGCCCTTCTGCAAGTACCTGTGTCCGCTCGGCGCCGGCCTCGCGATTCCGACCACGATTCGCGCAGTGCCGCTCAAGCGCAAGGCGGAATGCCAGACCTGTCATGCGTGTCAGAAAGGCTGCGGATCGCTCGCGATCGACGACCTGGGGCGGATCGACCAACGCGAGTGCCTGCTGTGCCTCGGATGCCAGATTCTCTACTACGATCCCCACACCTGTCCGCCACTTTCCAAAGAACGCAGGCGGCGCAGCCGCGCCGGACTGCCGCTCACCCCGATCGGCGCCGATGGATACTACATTCCGATCAAGCAGATCCAGTAGCGGATCGCCAGCGAAGCAGGCTGTCACGCTGTTGCTTCTCATCGTGGGCGCTTCGTTCGCGCAGGCGAGCCAGGCAGCCGAGCACGTGGTGCGCGCGGGCGAGTCGATTGCCGCGGCAATTCAGAAGGCGCAGCCGGGTGACACGGTAAGCGTCGAGCGCGGCCACTACGAGGAACATCTGGTCATCGACAAGCCGCTGCACTTCATCGGGGTAAACCGTCCGACCTTGAGTGGAGGCAACACCGGCGATGTCGTCCGGGTGAAGGCGGCCGATGTCGTGATCGAGGCGTTCATCATCCGCGACAGCGGCGCCGACCTGGGCGCACAGAACGCCGGCGTCTACGTCGAACCGGGCGCCGATCGCCTGATCGTCCGCAACAACGATCTCGTCTACAACCTGTTCGGTATCTGGCTCAACAAGGTGAAGGACGTGCAGATCAGCAGCAACCTGATCGCCGGCAAGCGCGACCTCGCGTCCGCGCAGCGCGGCAATGGCATCCAGCTCTACAACACCACCGGCGCGCAGATCGTCGACAACAACATCAGCTTCTCGCGCGACGGCATCTACGTGGACGTCTCGCACCATGCGGTGTTTCGCGGCAACCGGATTCATCATCTGCGCTACGGTACGCACTATATGAACTCCCACCACAACCTGTGGGAGGACAACGAGTCGTACCTGAATCGCGGCGGTCTCGCCCTGATGGAGGTGCGCAACCAGGTGGTGCGGAACAATCGGGCCTGGGGCAACTCGGACCACGGCATCATGTTGCGCACCATCCAGGATTCGGCAGTGGAAAACAACGTCGTCGCGGGCAACAACCGCGGCTTCTTCGTCTACGACGCCGAGTACAACACGATCCGCAACAATCTCGTCATAGGCAACCGCGTTGGCGTGCATCTGTGGGCGGGGTCGATCCACAATGACGTGGACGGCAACGACTTCATCCAGAACCACAGTCAGATCCGTTTCGTTGCCGCGCGCGACGAGGAATGGGGCAAGCAGAACGGCAACTACTGGAGCAACTACATCGGCTGGGACGCTGACGCGAACGGCATCGGCGATGTCGCGTACGAAGCGAACGACGTGATCGATCGTCTCACCTGGAAGCATCCGCTGGTGAAGCTGCTGCTGTACAGCCCGGCGGTGCAGACCTTGCGCATGATCGCGAAGCAGTTTCCGCTGCTGCGCAGTCCGAGCGTGATCGACAAGCACCCGCGCATGCGCCCTTCCAACGTCGGGTGGAGCACCTGGATTGGCCAGCAGCGTCGTTGAGGTCAGGGGTGTGGCCAAGCACTTCCATCAGACGCGGGCGGTGGACGGGGTCGATCTGGCGGTGCGCGAGGGTGAACTGCTCGGGCTCATCGGGCACAACGGCGCCGGCAAGACCACGCTCTTCAAACTCATGCTCGGACTCATGCCGGCAACGCAGGGGGACATCCGCGTCTGCGGTGAGCCCGTACGCGGCGAGCGCTTCCGCCAGGTGCGCCGCAGCATCGGCTATGTGCCGGAGAGCATCGCGTTCTACGACAACCTGAGCGGGCTCGAGACCATGCGCTTTTTCGCCCGCCTGAAGGGTGCGGAGCCGGCGTCCTGCGTGGCGCTCCTAGAGCGCCTGGGTCTTGCCGATGCAGCCCGCCGCTCCGTGGGTGAGTACTCGAAGGGAATGAAGCAGCGGCTCGCCTTTGCTCAGGCACTGCTCGGGGCGCCACGTCTCCTGTTTCTCGACGAGCCCACCAACGGCCTCGATCCGCAGGGTATCCGCGAGTTCTACCGGATACTCGACACCCTCCGCGAGACCGGCACCACCGCCATCCTGACTTCGCACATCCTCGCCGAGATCCAGCAGCGCGTGGATCGGTTGGCGTTGATGGACGCCGGCAGAATCAAGGCGCTCGGCACCGTGCAGGGGCTACGTGAGGAACTGAATCTCCCGCTCGCAATCCAGGTGACGCTGCACAACGGAGCGGAAGGCGCACTGCGGCGCGCGCTGCCCGATGGAGAGATCATTCGGGTGGCGGGCTCGACGGCGTACCTGCGGTGCACGCGCAGTCAGAAGATGCGCGTGCTCGGTGCGCTCTCCGGGCTGGGTGACCAGGTGCGCGATATTCACATCGAGGAGCCTTCGCTG is from Betaproteobacteria bacterium and encodes:
- a CDS encoding ABC transporter ATP-binding protein is translated as MASSVVEVRGVAKHFHQTRAVDGVDLAVREGELLGLIGHNGAGKTTLFKLMLGLMPATQGDIRVCGEPVRGERFRQVRRSIGYVPESIAFYDNLSGLETMRFFARLKGAEPASCVALLERLGLADAARRSVGEYSKGMKQRLAFAQALLGAPRLLFLDEPTNGLDPQGIREFYRILDTLRETGTTAILTSHILAEIQQRVDRLALMDAGRIKALGTVQGLREELNLPLAIQVTLHNGAEGALRRALPDGEIIRVAGSTAYLRCTRSQKMRVLGALSGLGDQVRDIHIEEPSLEEVFLGYTDLA
- a CDS encoding nitrous oxide reductase family maturation protein NosD, with protein sequence MDTTFRSSRSSSGSPAKQAVTLLLLIVGASFAQASQAAEHVVRAGESIAAAIQKAQPGDTVSVERGHYEEHLVIDKPLHFIGVNRPTLSGGNTGDVVRVKAADVVIEAFIIRDSGADLGAQNAGVYVEPGADRLIVRNNDLVYNLFGIWLNKVKDVQISSNLIAGKRDLASAQRGNGIQLYNTTGAQIVDNNISFSRDGIYVDVSHHAVFRGNRIHHLRYGTHYMNSHHNLWEDNESYLNRGGLALMEVRNQVVRNNRAWGNSDHGIMLRTIQDSAVENNVVAGNNRGFFVYDAEYNTIRNNLVIGNRVGVHLWAGSIHNDVDGNDFIQNHSQIRFVAARDEEWGKQNGNYWSNYIGWDADANGIGDVAYEANDVIDRLTWKHPLVKLLLYSPAVQTLRMIAKQFPLLRSPSVIDKHPRMRPSNVGWSTWIGQQRR